One Archangium violaceum genomic window, GGTGATGAAGACGCGGCTGCTGTTCACCTCCCGGACGACGACCGTCACCCGAGGCTCCTGCACGTACGGCTTGAGCGCCTCGCGAATCTCGTCGGACAGCTCGGTCGGCGTGCGCCCCTCGGCCCTCACCTCGCCCACCATGGGCAGGGAGATGAAACCGTCCGGCCTCACGGGCAGCGTGCGCGACAGATCCGCGTCACGCCACACCGCCACGTCCAGGAGATCCTCACGGCCGATGCGGTACGGCTGGTCCGAATTGTCCACCTTCCCCGTCGCCTTGTGTGCGCACCCCGACAGGATGAGCAACCCCAGCACCACCCACCACCTCGCGCTCGTCTTTCCCATCGCTCGCCTCTCCCCAAAGTCCCTGGCCCCGATGAAAGGCCAGGGGCCGTGTGTTCGCGGAAGGCCTTAGCAGCGGGTGTGCCAAACCTCCCACGCGGGCAAAGTCCCCGGATCGTCATGGGTTACGCGCTACAGCCCCTCGGAACCGTGTGGGATGTCCGGGAAAAAATTCCGGCATCGGCCGTAAGGGAGGGTCAGGATCTCAGTCTTTCTGGCCCCCGGGGTGGGCAGCGCGCTTCCTCCGCCGCTCCTCGTTTTTTCCCTCTCCCTCTGGAGAGGCGCGTGGCACGCCGCTTGAATTCATCTCTCGCGACGCCCGGGTTCAGACAGGACCGGGCGAGTGAGGAGCGGACGGGGCTATGAGCAAGGCGGCGGCGGGGGCGGTGATCGCGATGTTCACGGTGGGCGCGGGGATGATGACGCTGCTGGGCTCGGTACTGGGCACGTACGCGGAGGCGGCCACGCTGGCGCTGGTGGGCGTGGGATTGTTCGCGGGCAGCTCGGTCCTGAGCGGAAACAAGGACGCGGTGCCTCAGGCGGGAGTAGCCAAGGAAGCCTGAAGTCCACGAATGAAGGGCTGAAAAAAAGCGGGTGGCGATTGCGCGGGCAGCGCCGCCACGACCACCCGCTTCAGCGAAACGCTCGCGGCGCCAGGCGCCCCAATGGGCCCATGTCCGCATGCGTCAAACAATTCAACATTCTTCAGCTTTTCCTGTATTCAACGTTTAGCTAGCTTGTGAGCGCAAATGGACGGAGCCAGCTCCGGACGCCCGCGCTCCGAGGCGGCACGTCCACGAATGCAGGGGGAAACACATGAGGACGAGCACCCTCGAGGTCACCTCCAGCTGAGTCCTCACCCCGGTTCCGGTGAGGGCTCCGTCAACGAGCCTGCGCGGCAACTCCTGGGGATGGACGATGCACGCGGAGGAACGAGCGTACACGTGGGCGGCGCTGATACTGGGAGCCGTCCTGGTGACGAGCGGTTGCGTCACACTGACGCCGCATCCAGGCGGAGGCTCCCCCGAAGGCCCTCGCACCCTCTCCGCGTTGCACGAAATGGGGGCCCGCTCCTCCTCCGAGCCGGAGCCACCGCACCGCCGCCGGAGCGCTGGCGGAGCAGGCCCGGCCCTGGCGAGCGCGGGGCCTGAAGCCCACGGCCCGCCCTCCTGCGGAGGGGAGGCGGTGCCTCCAGGCTGGCCCGACTTCTCCTCTGGAGACAGAGAGGCACTGCTCGCTCCCTTCCTCTCGTGCACCTCGCCCGCGGAAGTCCTCGCCCTGCAAGAGCGCGTGGACATGCCCCGGTTGGTGGAAGCCCTGGACGACTGGCGCGCCGTGCGACTCGGTGCCCTGGGCACACCGCGCGAGGATGTCGCCCACCTGCTCAACAGCAAGCGCGCCGCCTTCCTCATGAAGGCCCCCGAGAAGTATGGCGCCCTCGGAGCCGAGGTGCTCGCCGTCTTCATCGTCGACTCGGCCCATGACGACGACTTGAGGGAGCTCCTCTTCCTATTGGCCCGGGAGAAGCGGCTGGAGGAAACGCTCGCGAGCCTGCCCGCATTCCAGGGGGCGTTGGAGAGGAGGGGCCTGAAACCCACGGCCCGTGTGGACCGGGACTTTGAAGTCGGAGACCTGGGCCGAGGCGCTGGCCGCGCCTTGAGGGACGGACTCTCCAGCTCCCTGGCGAACGACGGAGGGGGAGGATTCGCCTTCCTCCCCATACGAGGCCAACTGCCGCCGGAGTACCAGAAGGCCCTCGACGAGGCGGAGAAGCGATGGGCGGAGCAGCACTTCTCGGCGGGCAACGTGGCACTGGGAGGATTCGACCACCTCACCTTCGGCGTGCCGCTGGGCTTCTACGGGCTGCTGGCCAGCACGGGGCATGGCGCGCGGTCGCTGGCGCAGGGCAGGTACGAGCAGGCCACGCGCGAGCTGGCTCCAGCGGCGCTGCTGGTGGCCCTCTACGCGGGAGGCAAGGGCCTGCGCTACCTCTCCGAGGGTAGAGGCGCACCGGGGAGGGGGCCGCACCGCCGCACCGGGCTCGAGGCCCTCGAGCTGCGGCTGCGAGCCCTCGAGGAGACAGCGAGGCAGTTGGAAGGGCGGATGAGCCAGGAGGGCCTGCGCGAGCTCGTGCGGTACCTCCAGGCCAGCCGGGAGGCGGGCCGTTTCGTCGCCGCGGGAGGAGCGGACGCCGCGCTGGCGCTGTACGAGGCCCGGGGGGACGTAGCCAAGGCCCGGCCACTGTTGTCCAGGGCCAGACCCGGGGCCACGGACTCCCCGCCCGTGAAGAGCGGTGCGGGGACAGGCGCCAGGGAAGCCGCCGCGGCGAATGAGGCTCCACGTCCCTCTCTCGAGAAGGCCCGTGCCACGAAGCGCCCTGGCACCCTGGCCTCGCTGGTGGACGAGGGGGTGGGCCACACGCGGGAGGTGGTGGAGGCCAAGCTGGCGGCGGTGGAGCTCGAGACCACGGGCCCGCGCCACCCCACGGACATAGGCGTACTGAAGAAGCACCACCCCACCCTCGACGCCCCTCCGCCCGAGGCCCGGGGCAACCCGCGCTGGCGCGAGTATGTCGACTACTACGAGAGACGCTCTCTCGAGGTGGAGAAGGGCACGGCCGCCGAGGGCCCCTTGAAATGGGAGGGCTACGAGCGGATGCGCGGGTTGTTCGCCCGGGGGCTGGCCTTCGAGCGCTCCATGGTGAAATTGCTTCAAGAGGACGCGAAGAAGCCTCGGGCCGATCGCCGCTTCCTTGGGGACTTCGACAAGCCCCGCATCGAAACGCATGTGGGCGTGAGGAAGCCGGGCCCTGGCCTTCGCTACGCGGACGTGCTCGTCATTGAACAGGGCGAGTCCGGCGGGCGACCACGGCGAGTGGAGACGCTCAGCTTCAAGAGTCGCGATCTCTCGACAATGGGGGAAAAGCAGCTGGCAGCGCAGATGACCGACGACGCGAGCGAGGCCCTGAGGTACTATGGCGAGACGCTGGACATCCGCCGAGAATCCCTCCAGCACCTTCTCCCAGGAGGCAGTGAGGTGAACGTGCCGAGAGCTCGCCTCATCTACGAGGGGGGCGAACTCAAGCCCTCGGATGTAGCCATGTTGAAGAGAGCCGTGAACGAAACCAAGAGACTGGCTCCGGGAGTGGAGGTGCAATTCCAATGAGAGTGCTGCACTTGCACGACTTGAAGGCGGAGGATCGCCTCCGGCTCACTTTCGACGGAGCCTTCGATCCGCACGCGGCAGCGGAGAGAGAACTGGAGCCATTCTTCCTGGCGCTCGAGAAGCATGCCGACGGGTGGATGCCGGACATCGTCGAAGGCAAGCGGCGGCGAAAGTATGCCCGCGCCGCCATCTGGAAGTCCCTGGAAGAGGAGCGCCAGGAGAGAAGAACGGCCATCGGACTCTATCGTACGCAGTGGCCCGCGTTGGACATGACGCTACGGCTTTGGTTCCCGCCGCTCCATCCTGAACTGGACCTCACGCTCACCTTGAAACCGCTCTCCTTCTTCGCGGAGCCGGAGCACTGCGGGAAATTCGTGGAGCTGGTGCGTGCCTGGGCCTCCCGTTATCCAGTCACACATGCCGTGGCTCATAGCGGTGATGACATGATATTGGCGGGCTCTCCCAATTTCGGCCGCGACGACGAGACGGAATCCAGAGACGGGTTCGACAGAGTCTACGAGGTGTTCTGGCTCAACGTCTTCGGTCCAAAGCTGGTGGAAGCCGTGGGCCGCGAGCGCATGTTGTCCACCCCAGCGCACCGGGTGGAGGAACTGCCCAACGGCTCCGTCCTCATCGTCACGTGGCCCACCGTGGCGGATTTCGCCAGCAAGGAGGCACGGCTCGCGCAGGCCCGTGCCCACGCGCACCTCCGGCCGGACCTCGACTTCGACGCCGTGCTGCGCACCCTGCACGAGCGCAGTGCCATGCTCGCCCCCGTGGAGCCTCGCTTCCACCCGGACCTGGCCCCGCTCCTCTCGCGTGTGGTGGACCGCGCCGCCAGCCATGAGCGCCAGCGGAGGATCGCCGGGCTCAACACATGGTGCCCTCCCGAGCCCGAGGAGTGGCGCCCCGCCGACTCCGCCCTCCCCCCGGATGTGGAGGATCTGGAGCGCGCTCGCGAGCATTACAGCACCCTCGCCGAGCACCTCGTGGCGCTGCTGCACTCGGAGGTGCCCTCCGTCTTCGGGGCAACGCCCGAGTCGCTCACGGACATCGACTTCTACTTCTGGCGCGAGGAATTCCCGACAAGCCGCCCAAGGGAAGCCATCGACGAGCACGCGGTGCCCGCCATTGGTGCGTACCTGGGGGAGGCGCTGGTGCGCAACCTCGGCGGGAGGTGGATTCCGCGCCAGAAGCTCGAGGAGGCACAGGTTCTCGTGGGCAACCGCGTGTGGTTGCCCTTCGCCAGGGCCCGCCACTACATGCGCTCGCGACAGGCGTTGCTGGATTACTCGCTCACCTGGCTCTACCGCGAGGCCAAGCGGCACCGGGGCTGAAAGCCGATGGAGCATCGAGACATGCCCCCCATCGCCAGCCAGGCGGGCGGGCATGCGTTCCC contains:
- a CDS encoding polysaccharide biosynthesis/export family protein, which translates into the protein MGKTSARWWVVLGLLILSGCAHKATGKVDNSDQPYRIGREDLLDVAVWRDADLSRTLPVRPDGFISLPMVGEVRAEGRTPTELSDEIREALKPYVQEPRVTVVVREVNSSRVFITGEVAHPGAYPLRGRVSILQAIALAGGFTDFADRDGIVVLRRSGTDGSTIPVSYNDLVKAPDKNEPLILRPGDTIVVP